In a single window of the Oryctolagus cuniculus chromosome 2, mOryCun1.1, whole genome shotgun sequence genome:
- the C2H2orf74 gene encoding uncharacterized protein C2orf74 homolog isoform X2, whose product MVDLNPPVRPGILVQRRSREVVNFENRDDVEAEEEDKAKDPENAEEASQEKTHLTVSRTPSALENHKRPLKGVTFSREVIVVDLGNEYPAPRSYTREHKERK is encoded by the exons ATGGTGGACTTGAACCCACCAGTGAGGCCCGGCATTCTTGTTCAGAGACGGAGCAGGGAAGTGGTGAACTTTGAAAACAGAGACGAtgtggaggcagaggaggaggacaaAGCCAAAGACCCTGAGAATGCCGAGGAAGCCAGTCAAGAG AAAACACACTTAACTGTCAGCAGAACTCCCTCAGCTTTGGAAAATCACAAGAGACCTCTAAAAGGGGTGACCTTCTCTAGGGAGGTGATTGTTGTGGATCTCGGGAACGAATACCCTGCGCCCCGAAGCTATACTCGGGAGCACAAGGAGAGAAAATGA
- the C2H2orf74 gene encoding uncharacterized protein C2orf74 homolog isoform X1: protein MSFETTAFSFFVLLLICLICILLLLVVFLYKCFRSKKREETDKVPCADANGGEDCSAANVGPIAPGDQEKILRQMVDLNPPVRPGILVQRRSREVVNFENRDDVEAEEEDKAKDPENAEEASQEKTHLTVSRTPSALENHKRPLKGVTFSREVIVVDLGNEYPAPRSYTREHKERK from the exons ATGAGCTTTGAAACCACGGCATTCTCTTTCTTCGTCCTGCTTCTGATTTGCCTCATTTGCATCCTCCTTTTATTGGTGgtttttttatataaatg TTTCCGAAGCAAGAAACGTGAAGAGACAGACAAAGTTCCGTGCGCAGATGCTAACGGAGGGGAAGATTGCTCAGCTGCCAATGTGGGGCCGATCGccccgggagaccaggagaa GATCCTGAGGCAAATGGTGGACTTGAACCCACCAGTGAGGCCCGGCATTCTTGTTCAGAGACGGAGCAGGGAAGTGGTGAACTTTGAAAACAGAGACGAtgtggaggcagaggaggaggacaaAGCCAAAGACCCTGAGAATGCCGAGGAAGCCAGTCAAGAG AAAACACACTTAACTGTCAGCAGAACTCCCTCAGCTTTGGAAAATCACAAGAGACCTCTAAAAGGGGTGACCTTCTCTAGGGAGGTGATTGTTGTGGATCTCGGGAACGAATACCCTGCGCCCCGAAGCTATACTCGGGAGCACAAGGAGAGAAAATGA